From Spirosoma aerolatum, one genomic window encodes:
- a CDS encoding DUF481 domain-containing protein, protein MKYATLWLFLTGFLFVCSPINAQIVEQPDPLRPSTPTADSTKTNANTDSTKINSVTVHQDTVVKPSDPIFRYRLTTDGTITTGNVNRTLLQLTGSFDYQLSDYFKLSSNPSFVYGQQSGILAEREWFGDFRTTFRHEKRLYYLAFGSYERSNLRQINHRWTVAAGMGYKLLNRKRAYISITDVLMQEYTDFIELADINIFRNSTRLFGEYSFDNDRFKVTHTAYYQPALGQYNVRWNASVSVQFQFTKVVSLRSTVANAYESLVVPGRQNNDFRFTMGLVYEKQ, encoded by the coding sequence GTGAAATACGCTACGTTATGGCTCTTTTTGACCGGTTTTCTTTTCGTCTGTTCGCCCATAAACGCTCAGATCGTTGAACAGCCTGACCCACTACGACCTTCAACGCCTACTGCTGATTCTACCAAAACGAACGCCAACACAGACTCAACAAAAATCAACTCGGTCACCGTACATCAGGATACTGTAGTGAAGCCGTCCGACCCGATCTTCCGGTATCGACTTACAACCGATGGTACCATTACCACTGGTAACGTCAATAGAACCTTACTTCAACTGACCGGCTCCTTCGATTATCAGCTTAGTGATTACTTCAAGCTGTCGAGCAACCCCTCATTTGTATATGGTCAGCAAAGCGGCATCCTGGCAGAACGGGAATGGTTTGGTGATTTTCGTACAACGTTTCGGCATGAAAAGCGGCTATATTATCTAGCCTTTGGGTCCTACGAACGAAGTAATTTGCGGCAGATCAATCACCGTTGGACAGTGGCCGCCGGGATGGGCTATAAACTTCTGAATCGAAAGCGGGCGTATATTTCGATCACAGATGTGCTTATGCAGGAGTATACGGATTTTATCGAACTGGCAGATATAAACATCTTCCGAAATTCAACCCGGCTGTTTGGTGAGTACTCGTTTGATAACGACCGTTTTAAAGTCACCCATACAGCCTACTATCAGCCCGCTTTAGGTCAATATAACGTCCGGTGGAATGCCAGCGTGAGTGTTCAATTTCAATTCACAAAAGTGGTTAGTCTGCGTTCGACGGTTGCCAACGCCTATGAAAGCCTGGTTGTACCGGGTCGACAGAACAACGATTTTCGCTTTACGATGGGATTGGTATATGAGAAACAGTAA
- a CDS encoding Gfo/Idh/MocA family protein, producing MTRWGILGPGRIAHKFAQDLLTVPDAQLYAVASSDQQRAAEFAETYSIPHALGSYEALLTLPDLDVVYVATPHVKHHENVMMLLNGGIAVLGEKPFAMNGEQVQEMVEAARSKGVFLMEALWSRFMPGIVFALDLVKSGAVGKVVSVKADFGFKAPFLPEKRLFNKTLGGGSLLDIGIYPLFLSYLILGKPTTVKASATFSSTDVDEQCGMVLTYADGQVALLDCCLLAATDCLGIIQGETGQIRIHSRFHETKGITLNREDGTSETFAFDRDTHGYDYEAKHVMNCLAEGKTESPLWSLNDSLNLMQLLDTVRAEAGIVY from the coding sequence ATGACCCGATGGGGAATTTTAGGGCCGGGCCGTATTGCCCACAAATTTGCACAGGACTTACTTACAGTGCCTGATGCCCAACTCTATGCCGTTGCCTCCTCCGACCAGCAACGGGCAGCTGAATTTGCTGAAACGTATTCAATTCCACACGCTTTAGGCTCGTATGAAGCGCTTCTAACGCTGCCGGATCTAGACGTAGTATATGTAGCCACGCCCCATGTCAAACATCATGAAAATGTAATGATGCTGCTAAACGGTGGTATAGCTGTATTGGGCGAAAAACCTTTTGCGATGAATGGCGAACAGGTTCAGGAAATGGTTGAAGCGGCCCGCTCGAAAGGCGTATTTCTGATGGAAGCGCTCTGGAGTCGATTTATGCCCGGTATTGTGTTTGCTCTGGATCTGGTTAAATCGGGTGCTGTGGGTAAAGTGGTTTCAGTAAAAGCCGATTTTGGTTTTAAAGCACCGTTTTTACCCGAAAAACGCTTGTTCAATAAGACTCTGGGTGGCGGCTCTCTGCTCGATATTGGGATTTACCCCTTGTTTTTATCGTACCTGATTTTAGGGAAACCAACTACCGTTAAGGCGTCGGCAACGTTCAGTTCTACAGATGTTGATGAACAATGTGGTATGGTATTGACCTATGCCGACGGACAGGTGGCGTTATTAGATTGCTGCCTGTTGGCGGCTACGGATTGTCTGGGTATCATTCAGGGCGAAACCGGACAGATTCGGATTCACAGTCGGTTTCATGAAACCAAGGGCATTACCCTGAATCGCGAAGATGGCACGTCCGAAACATTCGCTTTCGACCGGGATACCCACGGGTACGATTACGAAGCTAAACACGTAATGAACTGCCTGGCAGAAGGCAAAACAGAAAGTCCGCTCTGGTCGCTCAACGATAGCCTGAACCTGATGCAATTACTGGATACAGTTCGGGCAGAAGCGGGGATTGTTTATTGA
- a CDS encoding LysM peptidoglycan-binding domain-containing protein — MATESQQSNPRPAANSNLPAITLVVLVGLIAALLYIGYDYITDDTNGSDELTNVALDTTSQQPLAQNDPDMLMSPEEIDTSSQPAPVDLSQAAPPDDAPEANANAEEVAEDNRETTDGKPAPGEKPEAVKPAEKPKEEKPKVEKPADKPKEEKPKEDKPKTEEVIEKPKIKPGGVTSTYTVGSGETFYGVANRYNMKISTLKEMNPGVSESDVKAGITKLNVKVMAVHTVGPGDVLRVVAEKYGVSKEAIMRANKRTKDIATRGEKLIIPFPDKQ, encoded by the coding sequence ATGGCAACGGAAAGCCAACAATCCAATCCACGTCCAGCCGCAAACTCGAATTTGCCAGCCATCACGCTTGTCGTGCTGGTAGGGCTGATTGCTGCTTTGCTATACATCGGTTACGACTATATTACAGACGACACAAACGGTTCGGATGAACTGACAAACGTAGCCCTTGATACCACGTCGCAGCAACCACTGGCGCAGAACGACCCCGACATGCTGATGTCGCCTGAAGAGATAGATACATCGTCGCAGCCGGCACCAGTCGACTTATCTCAGGCGGCACCCCCTGACGATGCTCCTGAAGCGAATGCCAATGCGGAGGAGGTCGCGGAAGATAACCGGGAAACAACGGATGGCAAACCAGCTCCTGGAGAGAAGCCTGAAGCCGTAAAGCCTGCTGAAAAGCCAAAGGAAGAAAAACCGAAAGTTGAAAAGCCTGCTGATAAACCGAAGGAAGAAAAGCCGAAAGAGGATAAACCTAAAACCGAAGAGGTTATCGAAAAACCAAAGATTAAGCCAGGCGGGGTGACAAGTACGTATACAGTCGGTTCAGGTGAAACGTTTTATGGGGTCGCCAATCGGTATAATATGAAAATCAGCACGCTTAAAGAAATGAATCCGGGCGTGTCGGAAAGTGATGTCAAAGCCGGAATTACAAAACTGAATGTGAAAGTGATGGCCGTTCATACCGTTGGGCCGGGCGATGTGCTACGTGTTGTCGCTGAAAAGTATGGGGTTAGCAAAGAGGCTATCATGCGAGCTAATAAACGCACAAAAGATATAGCAACCCGTGGCGAAAAACTGATTATTCCATTCCCCGATAAACAGTAG
- the purE gene encoding 5-(carboxyamino)imidazole ribonucleotide mutase encodes MVGIIMGSLSDRKVMQEAADILNELGVTWEMDIVSAHRTPEKMVEYAKMARNRGIKVIIAGAGGAAHLPGMVASLTTLPVIGVPVKSSNSIDGWDSVLSILQMPGGVPVATMALDGARNAGILAAQIVGTFDNTVAEKLSQFKEGLKEKVAQMSSDLANSAK; translated from the coding sequence ATGGTAGGTATTATAATGGGTAGCCTTTCGGACCGGAAGGTGATGCAGGAGGCTGCCGACATCCTGAATGAGTTGGGGGTAACGTGGGAAATGGATATCGTTTCGGCCCATCGGACGCCCGAAAAAATGGTTGAGTATGCCAAAATGGCCCGCAATCGGGGAATTAAGGTAATTATTGCTGGCGCAGGCGGGGCCGCTCACTTGCCTGGAATGGTCGCGTCGCTGACTACGTTGCCCGTTATCGGCGTTCCTGTAAAATCAAGCAATTCCATTGATGGCTGGGATTCGGTTTTGTCTATCCTGCAAATGCCTGGCGGTGTACCTGTGGCAACTATGGCTCTCGATGGCGCTCGTAATGCCGGGATTCTGGCGGCTCAAATCGTCGGGACGTTTGATAATACCGTTGCTGAAAAACTGAGTCAGTTTAAAGAAGGTCTGAAGGAAAAGGTCGCCCAGATGAGTTCTGACTTAGCCAACAGTGCGAAATGA
- a CDS encoding dienelactone hydrolase family protein, translated as MKRWLFFFSFWSIGQTYAQTTRLDDLCQVFHLPDGKDTTTFIVFGTKEDLKVRKPLFLFRQGSQPMPLIVQDSGKYYIIASPFHFRPYKNSYHFVMVQKPGVRLVATQQFLDNYQKAMHTGNATPEFISQKYIENNYRERYVAQCNQVINYLVKQPWVDTRKVVFCGGSEGFTVGADLVANYNRYITHTILFSGHAGRRFENPIYSTRQQIEKGEISAEEGQKQIESLYAWWADIQKHPTALTNSPGDTYRAWKSFSIRNLDNLLRINTPLYIAYGTADKEIAPGLDYLPLEFIEHGKANLTLKAYHDHDHQFFKLKRDSTRQIIDKEYNGEAVAKEWMEWLDQNPIKTSLK; from the coding sequence ATGAAGCGATGGCTATTTTTTTTCTCCTTCTGGTCAATCGGCCAAACCTACGCACAGACTACCCGGCTTGACGATCTATGTCAGGTATTCCATTTGCCCGATGGTAAAGACACCACCACATTTATCGTTTTTGGTACCAAAGAAGACCTGAAGGTTAGAAAGCCACTATTCCTATTCCGGCAGGGTTCTCAACCCATGCCGCTCATTGTCCAGGATAGTGGCAAGTACTATATTATAGCTTCTCCGTTTCATTTTCGGCCCTATAAAAACTCGTATCATTTTGTTATGGTGCAAAAACCAGGGGTTCGTCTGGTGGCTACACAGCAATTTCTGGATAACTACCAGAAAGCAATGCATACAGGAAATGCTACCCCCGAGTTTATCAGTCAGAAATACATCGAGAATAACTACCGCGAACGATATGTAGCCCAGTGCAACCAGGTCATAAATTACCTCGTCAAACAACCTTGGGTCGATACACGTAAAGTAGTATTTTGTGGCGGCTCGGAAGGGTTTACAGTTGGCGCCGATTTGGTCGCCAATTACAATCGGTACATAACCCATACGATTCTGTTTTCAGGCCATGCGGGCCGACGGTTCGAAAATCCAATTTATTCAACACGCCAACAGATCGAAAAAGGAGAAATAAGCGCCGAAGAAGGCCAGAAACAGATTGAGTCCCTATATGCCTGGTGGGCCGACATCCAGAAACACCCTACGGCCCTGACCAATTCACCCGGCGATACATACCGAGCCTGGAAATCGTTTTCGATCCGCAATTTGGATAACCTGTTACGCATTAATACCCCTTTATATATTGCTTATGGTACGGCCGACAAAGAAATAGCCCCAGGACTCGATTATCTACCGTTGGAATTTATTGAGCATGGCAAGGCAAACCTTACCCTGAAAGCCTATCACGACCACGACCATCAGTTTTTCAAACTCAAACGCGATTCAACCAGACAAATTATTGATAAAGAATACAACGGCGAGGCCGTAGCCAAAGAATGGATGGAATGGCTCGACCAAAACCCTATCAAAACTTCTTTAAAATAA
- a CDS encoding AIR synthase related protein has translation MDRYAQRGVSASKEDVHNAIAHLDKGLFPKAFCKIVPDTLAGDPAFCTIMHADGAGTKSSLAYLYWRETGDLSVWKGIAQDAVVMNTDDLICVGATGPMLLSSTIGRNKNLIPGEVIAEIINGTEEVLQMLREHGIEIYSTGGETADVGDLVRTVIVDSTVIARMRRDQVISNDRIQPGDVIVGLASFGQATYETNYNGGMGSNGLTSARHDVLAHYLADKYAESFDPAVDRNLVYSGSKKLTDTLDIATTDSQVIHPTVGQLILSPTRTYAPVAKVLLDELRQQIHGMVHCSGGAQTKVLHFVDNLHIIKDNLFPIPPLFQLIQSESGTAWQEMYKVFNMGHRLEVYLPEEYAQRVIEISQSFGIAAQLIGHVESYEGKRVTIKSEVGEFVY, from the coding sequence ATGGACCGCTATGCACAGCGCGGGGTATCCGCTAGTAAAGAAGACGTTCATAACGCCATTGCCCACCTTGATAAGGGCCTTTTCCCCAAAGCATTTTGCAAAATCGTACCCGATACGCTTGCGGGCGATCCAGCATTTTGTACCATCATGCATGCTGATGGAGCGGGCACTAAATCGTCACTAGCCTACTTATACTGGCGTGAAACGGGCGACCTGAGTGTCTGGAAAGGCATTGCTCAGGATGCAGTGGTGATGAATACCGACGACCTGATTTGTGTGGGTGCCACTGGGCCCATGCTGCTTTCGTCGACCATTGGGCGTAATAAAAACCTGATACCGGGTGAAGTCATCGCCGAGATCATCAACGGTACCGAAGAGGTGCTTCAGATGCTACGTGAGCATGGCATCGAGATTTACAGCACAGGTGGTGAAACGGCCGATGTGGGTGATCTTGTTCGTACTGTCATTGTGGATAGTACGGTTATTGCCCGGATGCGACGTGACCAGGTTATTAGCAACGACCGTATTCAGCCGGGCGATGTCATTGTTGGGCTGGCTTCGTTTGGGCAGGCAACCTACGAAACGAATTATAATGGGGGAATGGGCAGTAATGGCCTGACCTCCGCCCGACATGATGTGTTAGCGCATTACCTGGCCGACAAATATGCTGAGAGTTTCGACCCGGCTGTTGACCGCAACCTGGTTTATAGTGGTTCAAAAAAGCTGACGGATACTCTCGACATCGCTACTACGGATTCGCAAGTGATACACCCCACCGTTGGGCAACTAATTCTTTCACCTACCCGTACCTATGCGCCCGTAGCCAAAGTCCTGCTGGATGAGCTTCGACAGCAGATTCACGGTATGGTTCACTGTTCGGGAGGAGCACAGACAAAGGTGCTTCACTTTGTCGATAACCTGCATATCATCAAAGACAATCTGTTCCCTATTCCTCCTTTGTTTCAATTGATCCAAAGCGAAAGCGGAACAGCTTGGCAGGAAATGTATAAGGTGTTCAACATGGGGCATCGGCTGGAGGTTTATTTGCCGGAAGAATACGCCCAGCGTGTCATCGAGATTTCTCAATCGTTCGGGATTGCTGCGCAGCTAATCGGGCATGTAGAATCCTACGAAGGGAAGCGTGTGACCATTAAGAGCGAAGTCGGTGAATTTGTGTACTAA